One segment of Spirochaetota bacterium DNA contains the following:
- a CDS encoding AraC family transcriptional regulator, which yields MKPSHIKEHNRIAHDAVRHAGTISVGEHTAVILNYLVTADAAGTRIEMHSHVHCEVGIVTKGTVVYMFGKRKFTVRPGEAIVIPPKTPHIRSCSEQCVIHGFWIYMTGIPPGRDAVHVTNTDDASQFISSIHAEIKRGEAGLACTISHYIALVLIAVLRRLPPPASHTSARAFMLIRIRDAITFINDHLSEDMSAKVIAREFGISARHANRLFLEATGSTLHDFVRNTKMMTAYIALTRGRRTSVREIALSVGMRDFSYFSKCMKIFCGLTPSEIRSML from the coding sequence ATGAAGCCGTCGCACATTAAGGAACATAACCGCATAGCGCATGATGCCGTCCGCCACGCAGGAACGATCTCCGTGGGCGAACATACCGCCGTCATCCTCAATTATCTGGTCACCGCGGATGCCGCCGGAACGCGCATCGAAATGCACAGCCATGTCCATTGCGAGGTCGGTATCGTAACGAAGGGCACGGTCGTCTATATGTTCGGCAAAAGGAAATTCACCGTGCGGCCGGGTGAGGCCATCGTCATTCCGCCGAAGACACCGCATATTCGCTCCTGTTCGGAGCAATGCGTGATACACGGATTTTGGATATACATGACCGGCATACCGCCGGGCAGGGATGCTGTTCATGTGACGAACACCGACGACGCGTCGCAGTTCATTTCGTCCATACACGCCGAGATCAAGCGCGGCGAAGCCGGACTCGCCTGCACGATATCGCATTACATCGCGCTTGTGCTCATTGCCGTGCTCCGCAGGCTTCCCCCGCCGGCATCGCACACGTCAGCGCGGGCGTTCATGCTCATACGCATCCGCGATGCGATAACGTTCATCAACGATCATCTGTCCGAGGACATGTCGGCAAAGGTCATTGCCCGCGAATTCGGGATATCGGCGCGCCATGCGAACCGTCTGTTCCTTGAGGCGACGGGGAGCACGCTGCATGACTTCGTGCGGAACACGAAGATGATGACCGCGTACATCGCGCTCACGCGCGGCAGGAGAACGAGCGTCCGCGAAATAGCCCTGAGCGTGGGCATGCGCGATTTCAGTTACTTCTCAAAATGCATGAAGATATTCTGCGGGTTAACACCGTCGGAGATACGAAGCATGCTGTAG